The region TCGCTGGAGGACAGCGACGTCGGCGTGTTCACCGGCCTGGCCAACGGCGACTACGCGCTGACCGTGGACCGGGTGCCGGAAGGGTTCGAGGGGTATCTGGGCCTTGGTGGCGCGGGCAGCATCGCGTCCGGCCGTATCTCGTACTCGCTCGGTCTGCTCGGCCCGGCGGTCACTCTGGACACCGGGTGCTCCTCGTCCCTCGTGGCGATGCACTTGGCCAGTTACGCCCTCCGGTCCGGGGAGTGCTCCATGGCGGTCGCCGGTGGGGTGATGGTGATGGCCACCCCCGGCGGCTTCGTCGGATTCTCCCGGCAACGGGGGCTGGCGCGCGACGGGCGCTGCAAGTCCTTCGGTGAGGGCGCGGACGGCACCAACTGGTCCGAGGGCGTCGGCCTTGTGCTGCTGGAGCGGCTGTCCGACGCCCGCCGCAATGGGCATGAGGTGCTTGCCGTCGTCCGTGGCACCGCCGTCAACCAGGACGGCGCCTCCAACGGCATCACCGCGCCCAACGGCCCCTCCCAGGAACGGGTGATCCGGCAGGCACTGGCGAACGCCGGGCTGTCGCTGGCCGATGTGGACGCGGTGGAGGCCCACGGCACGGGAACGAGCCTCGGCGACCCCATTGAGGCCCAGGCGCTGCTGGCCACCTACGGTCAGCATCGCCCGGAGGATCAGCCGCTGTGGCTGGGCTCCATCAAGTCCAACATCGGCCATACCCAGGCCGCCGCGGGTGTCGCGGGCGTCATCAAGATGGTCCAGGCCATGCGGCACGGCGTGCTGCCCAAAACGCTCCACGCCGACGAGCCCACCAGCAAGGTCGACTGGACGTCGGGTGCGGTGTCGCTGCTGTCCGAGGCCCGGCCCTGGCCGGAGACGGGACACCCCCGCCGCGCCGGAATCTCCTCCTTCGGCGTCAGTGGGACGAACGCCCACGTGGTCCTGGAGCAAGCACCGCCGGACGCGGCTGTGCCCGAAGCAGAGGCAGGCGAGGCGGGCGCCCCTGGGCTCGTGGCCACGGGCAGCGTGGTGCCGTGGGTGCTGTCCGCCAAGACTCCTGCGGCACTGCGCGCTCAGGCGGAACGTCTGGTCAGCCACCTGCAATCGGGGGACGCTCCGCGTGCGGTGGACGTGGGCTGGACGCTGGCCACCACCCGGGCCGCCCTCGATCACCGCGCGGTCATCCTCGCCACCGACACCGAAGACGGCATCGCCACCGCCCAGGCTCTGGCAGCGGGACGACCTGACCCGCTCCTGGTCACCGGGCAGACCGGGACGGACGGCAAAACCGTCTTCGTCTTCCCCGGCCAGGGAGCCCAGTGGGTAGGCATGGGGGCACGGCTCCTCGACACCTCACCCGTCTTCGCGGCTCGCCTGCGCGAGTGCGCTGATGCCCTGGCTCCGTATACCGACTGGTCGCTGATGGACGTCATCACCGGCGCTCCCGACGCCCCTTCGCTCGACCGCGTCGACGTCGTACAGCCCGCCACCTTCGCCGTCGTCGTCTCCCTCGCCACACTCTGGCAATCCACCGGCATCCACCCCGACGCCGTCATCGGCCACTCCCAAGGCGAAATCGCCGCCGCCTGCGCCGCCGGACACCTCACCCTCACCAACGCCGCCAAAATCGTCGCCCTCCGCAGCCAGACCATCGCCCACCACCTCGCCGGACACGGCGGCATGATGTCCGTCCTCACCTCGCGGGAACAGGTCGAGGAAGCCCTCACCCCGTGGCAGGGCAAACTCTGGATCGCCGCACACAACAGCCCCAACGCCACCGTCATCGCAGGCGACACCGACGCCCTCCACGAACTCCACACCCACTACACCGACCAAGGCATCAGGACCCGCATCATCCCCGTCGACTACGCCTCCCACACCGGACACGTCGACACCATCAAAGACCAGCTACAACACGCACTCGACGACCTCACCTTCGAGCCCGGCACCACCCCCTGGCTCTCCACCGTCACCGGACAGTGGATCGAACCCGACACCGTCGACAGCGGCTACTGGTACCGCAACCTCCGCCAGACCGTGCAGTTCCACACCACCATCACCACCCTCGCCGACCAGGGCTACCGCACCTTCATAGAAATCAGCCCCCACCCGTCCTCACCACCGCCATCCAAGAAACCCTCGAAAACACCAACACCCCCAACGCCATCGTCACCGGCACCCTCCGCCGCGACGACGACACCCCCACCCGCTTCCTCACCAACCTCGCCCACCTCACCACCAACGCAACACCAGTCAACTGGACCACCCTCTTCACAGGCACCCACCCCACCCGCATCCCCCTCCCCACCTACCCCTTCCAACACCACCACTACTGGCTCCCCCGCAACACCAACGCAGGCGACATCGCCTCGGCCGGTCTCCACGACCCCGGGCACCCGCTGCTCACCGCCGCCGTCCACCTCCCCGACACCGGTGGCACGGTTCTCACCGGGCGGCTCTCCCTGACCACCCACCCCTGGCTGGCCGACCACACCGTGTCCGGCGCCGTCCTCCTCCCCGGCGCCGCGATGGCAGAACTCGCCATCCGCGCCGGAGACGAGACCGACACCCCCACCCTGGAAGAGCTGGTCATCGAGCAGCCACTGGCGCTGCCGGACAGTGGCTTCGTGGACATCCGGGTGGTCGTGGGCGGCCCTGACGAGTCCGGGCGTCGGGACGTACGTATCTACTCCCGCGCCGAAGAAGAATCGGCGCAGTGGACGGAGCACGCCACCGGCACGCTGGCCCAGGACACCACGGCTCCTCGTGCGCCCGCCACGGCCGAATGGCCACCCGCGGGCGCCGATCCGGTGGCGGTAGAGGGCCTGTACGAGCAGATGGCCGAGGGGGGCTACGACTACGGGCCGACGTTCCAGGGCCTGAAGGCGGTATGGACCCGCGACGGCGAAGTGGGCGAGGTGTTCGCGGAGGCCGCGCTGCCGGAGGAGCAGACGGAGGCCGCCGGCCGGTTCGGTATCCACCCGGCGCTGCTGGACGCCGCGTTGCACGCGAGCAACTACTGCCTGCCCGGGGAGCCCGGCAGCCGCATGCTGCTGCCGTTCGCGTGGAACGACATACGCCTGCACGCCACCGGTGCCACGTCGGTGCGCGTGCACGCCCGTTACACCGAGGACGGCGGGCTCTCCGTGGTCCTGGTCGACGCGGCCCGAGGGCTGGTCGCGTCGATCGGTTCGCTGGTTCTGCGGGAGGTCGACGCGGCGCAGCTCGAAGCGCTGACCTCCACGTCGGTGAACGACGCACTCTGGACGGTCACTTGGACGGAACACACCGCCACCACGGACGAGATCCGGTGGGGCACCGTCGGGGACGTCTCACCCGTCCTCGCCGCCGCCGAAGCCCCGGCCTTCGCCGATGTCACAGAGATCGCCACGGCGCCCGCCACCGAGATAGTCACGGAGATCACCGGGGCCGAGGACCGGCCCGCGCTGATCGTCGCCGACACCACCGCGTGGGAGTCGCGGGACGCCGACCCCGGCACGCGGGCGCGCGAGCTGGCCACGCGGGCGCTGGACCTGTTGCAGCGGTGGGTGACGCTGCCTGAGCTGTCGGAAACACGGCTGGCGGTCCTCACGCGCGGTGCGATGGCCGTACACGACTCGGCCGACGTCACCGATCCCGCCGCGGCGGCGATCTGGGGTCTGGTCCGCTCGGCCCAGTCCGAACACCCCGGCCGCGTCCATCTCATCGACACCGATGGCCGCTCGGACCACGCACTGCGCAGCGCACTGCCCACCGCACTCACCCCCGACCAGCCCCAGCTTGCCCTCCGCGACAACACCCTCTGGGCACCGCGGCTCACCGCCGCAGCACCCGTCGGCACACCCGCCCAGCCACTCCCCCTCAATCCCGAGGGCACCGTTCTCATCACCGGCGGCACCGGCACCCTCGGCGCCCTCACCGCCCGCCACCTCATCACCCACCACGGCGCCCGGCACCTGCTGCTCACCAGCCGCCAGGGTCCCGAGGCCCCCGGCGCCACCGAACTCACCACCGAACTCACCGAACTCGGCGCACACGTCCGCATCACCGCCTGCGACACCGCCGACCGCGACCAACTCACCACCACCCTCGCCGACATCCCGGCCGACCACCCCCTCACCGCCGTCATCCACACCGCCGGAACCCTCGACGACGGCACCCTCACCGCACTCACCCCGCACCGCCTCGACACCGTCTTCCGCCCCAAGGTCGACGCCCTCACCCACCTCCACGACCTCACCCGCGACCACGACCTGGCCGCCTTCGTCGTCTACTCCTCCGCCACCGGCACTCTCGGCACCCCCGGTCAGGCCAACTACGCCGCCGCCAACACCTACGCCGACGCCCTCGTCCACCAACGCCACGCCGCCGGGCTTCCCGCCACCTCCCTCGCCTGGGGCCTATGGGAAACCACCAGCGCCCTCACCGCCACCATGAACACCGAGGACCACCGGCGCACCCACCGCGGCGGTGTCGCCCCCCTCACCGACGACGAGGGGCTCGCCCTCCTCGACACGGCCCTCACCGCCACCCACCACCCCCACCTCGTCCCGATCAAGATCAGCCCGGCCTCCCTTCGGGCCGATGACACGGCGCAGCCCGTTCCCCCGCTCCTCCGCCACCTCGTACGGCGCCCCACGCGCCGCACGGCCCACACACCGGCCCCCGCCGACACCCTGTCGCTCACCCAACGGCTCACCGCCCTCGACCAGGGCGAACGGCTACGGCACCTCACCGAGCTCGTCCGCACCGAGGCGGCCGCCGTGCTCGGACACACGACGATCGACAGCATCGGACCGGACCAGCCCTTCCGTGACGTC is a window of Streptomyces violaceusniger Tu 4113 DNA encoding:
- a CDS encoding type I polyketide synthase; protein product: MANDEKLLNYLKRVTADLHQTRERLRKAEAATEEPIAIVGMGCRFPGGVTTPDGLWDLVADGRDAISGFPEDRGWNLENLFDADPDSVGTSYVREGGFLTDAAKFDAEFFGISPREALATDPQQRLLLETAWETLEHAGIDPSSLEDSDVGVFTGLANGDYALTVDRVPEGFEGYLGLGGAGSIASGRISYSLGLLGPAVTLDTGCSSSLVAMHLASYALRSGECSMAVAGGVMVMATPGGFVGFSRQRGLARDGRCKSFGEGADGTNWSEGVGLVLLERLSDARRNGHEVLAVVRGTAVNQDGASNGITAPNGPSQERVIRQALANAGLSLADVDAVEAHGTGTSLGDPIEAQALLATYGQHRPEDQPLWLGSIKSNIGHTQAAAGVAGVIKMVQAMRHGVLPKTLHADEPTSKVDWTSGAVSLLSEARPWPETGHPRRAGISSFGVSGTNAHVVLEQAPPDAAVPEAEAGEAGAPGLVATGSVVPWVLSAKTPAALRAQAERLVSHLQSGDAPRAVDVGWTLATTRAALDHRAVILATDTEDGIATAQALAAGRPDPLLVTGQTGTDGKTVFVFPGQGAQWVGMGARLLDTSPVFAARLRECADALAPYTDWSLMDVITGAPDAPSLDRVDVVQPATFAVVVSLATLWQSTGIHPDAVIGHSQGEIAAACAAGHLTLTNAAKIVALRSQTIAHHLAGHGGMMSVLTSREQVEEALTPWQGKLWIAAHNSPNATVIAGDTDALHELHTHYTDQGIRTRIIPVDYASHTGHVDTIKDQLQHALDDLTFEPGTTPWLSTVTGQWIEPDTVDSGYWYRNLRQTVQFHTTITTLADQGYRTFIEISPHPSSPPPSKKPSKTPTPPTPSSPAPSAATTTPPPASSPTSPTSPPTQHQSTGPPSSQAPTPPASPSPPTPSNTTTTGSPATPTQATSPRPVSTTPGTRCSPPPSTSPTPVARFSPGGSP